From a region of the Leishmania major strain Friedlin complete genome, chromosome 32 genome:
- a CDS encoding tubulin binding cofactor A-like protein — protein sequence MSDSTESTNRFASNVRQAEAPNEKTLRIKVSALKRTIKDLEFAKREVERELQRLDTLCQSDPDRVPQQTKVVDEAQMMVPHSVNRIMASVKDLSDYLEKEGSTVSNEELLDLARATMADGQAAVS from the coding sequence ATGTCTGATTCTACTGAATCCACCAACCGCTTTGCCAGCAATGTGCGGCAGGCAGAGGCGCCGAACGAAAAGACGCTGCGGATTAAAGTGAGTGCTCTGAAGCGTACTATAAAGGATTTGGAGTTTGCGAAGCGAGAAGTGGAGagggagctgcagcgcctcgacaCCCTGTGCCAGAGTGACCCCGACCGTGTTCCTCAGCAGACTAAGGTTGTTGACGAAGCCCAAATGATGGTACCCCACTCTGTGAACCGAATTATGGCGTCAGTGAAGGATCTTTCTGACTATCTGGAGAAGGAAGGCTCTACTGTGTCGAATGAGGAGCTTTTAGATTTGGCGCGTGCCACTATGGCTGACGGCCAAGCGGCAGTTTCGTAA
- a CDS encoding ATP binding protein-like protein, which yields MSNSTEQALLQIAQQIERAVDDEIDRIDQMDDDEILAIRQKRLKQLKEIQARRDEWLRKGHGQYLEIAEPKEFFDNVQSSERIVVHFMRRSTPRCEIIERHLRTIAHEHFETRFCYVDVERIPSLPERFNVMMLPTLMLVEKGHTFHSIIGFDEFGGTDDFTTDTVTQVLAHYGMVNEKGMFAADQNDE from the coding sequence ATGTCAAACTCAAcggagcaggcgctgctgcagattGCACAGCAGATCGAGCGCGCTGTCGATGACGAAATCGACCGCATCGATCAGatggacgacgacgaaaTTCTCGCCATTCGTCAGAAAAGGTTGAAGCAACTGAAGGAGATTCAGGCCCGTCGTGACGAGTGGCTCCGCAAGGGCCATGGGCAGTACCTAGAGATTGCGGAGCCGAAGGAGTTTTTTGATAACGTTCAGAGCTCGGAGCGGATTGTTGTCCATTTCATGCGCCGCAGTACCCCTCGCTGTGAAATCATTGAACGGCATCTGCGTACGATTGCCCACGAGCACTTTGAGACTCGCTTCTGTTATGTTGACGTTGAGCGCATTCCGTCTCTCCCAGAACGCTTCAACGTGATGATGCTCCCAACTTTAATGCTTGTGGAAAAGGGTCACACATTCCACAGCATCATCGGCTTCGACGAGTTTGGCGGGACCGACGATTTTACTACCGATACAGTTACCCAGGTTTTGGCGCACTACGGTATGGTGAATGAGAAGGGGATGTTTGCTGCCGACCAGAATGATGAGTAG